Proteins co-encoded in one Oncorhynchus tshawytscha isolate Ot180627B linkage group LG34, Otsh_v2.0, whole genome shotgun sequence genomic window:
- the LOC112231840 gene encoding sialic acid synthase, with amino-acid sequence MPLKFELCPGRMIGGSNPCFIIAEIGQNHQGDIEIAKKMIKMAKDCGADCAKFQKSELEYKFNKRALERPYTSKQSWGKTYGEHKRHLEFSHVQYLELQNYAKEVGIFFTASGMDEMAVEFLHELDVPFFKVGSGDTNNFPYLEKTAKKGRPMVVSSGMQSMETMRRVYQTVKKHNQNFCILQCTSAYPLEAEDVNLRVIAEYQKEFPDIPIGYSGHESGVHISVAAVALGAKVIERHVTLDKSWKGSDHEASLEPSELTELVKAIRLVERSLGTGIKQMLPCEKPCHDKLGKSVVAKVAIPKGTVLSMDMLGVKVGEPKGIPPEDIFHLVGKSVTEDVEEDESITPDVVDGYGKKIKCRVE; translated from the exons ATGCCTCTGAAATTCGAGCTTTGTCCTGGCAGGATGATTGGGGGTTCTAACCCCTGTTTTATTATTGCAGAAATTGGACAGAACCACCAGGGAGATATTGAAATTGCCAAGAAAATGATCAAGATGGCCAAG GACTGCGGGGCAGACTGCGCCAAGTTTCAGAAGAGTGAGCTTGAGTACAAGTTCAACAAGCGTGCCCTGGAGCGGCCGTACACCTCCAAACAATCCTGGGGCAAGACGTATGGAGAGCACAAGCGCCATCTTGAGTTCAGTCATGTACAATACCTAGAGCTGCAGAACTATGCAAAGGAGGTTGGAATTTTCTTTACTGCTTCAGGAATGGATGAG ATGGCTGTGGAGTTCCTACATGAGCTTGATGTGCCCTTCTTCAAAGTCGGTTCAGGGGACACCAATAACTTTCCCTATCTGGAAAAGACTGCAAAAAAAG GTCGCCCCATGGTGGTGTCCAGTGGCATGCAGTCAATGGAGACAATGAGACGGGTCTACCAGACGGTCAAGAAACACAATCAGAACTTCTGCATCCTGCAGTGTACCAGTGCCTACCCATTGGAGGCTGAAGATGTCAACCTGCGTGTCATCGCA GAATACCAGAAGGAATTCCCTGATATTCCCATTGGATATTCCGGTCACGAGTCTGGGGTCCACATCTCTGTGGCAGCAGTGGCGCTGGGGGCAAAGGTCATTGAGCGTCATGTGACCCTGGACAAGAGCTGGAAGGGAAGTGACCACGAAGCTTCTCTGGAGCCCTCTgagctgacagagctggtgaaagcTATTCGATTGGTGGAGAGGTCTCTGGGGACGGGCATCAAGCAGATGCTGCCCTGTGAGAAGCCATGCCACGATAAG CTGGGGAAATCAGTGGTGGCCAAGGTGGCGATCCCCAAAGGCACTGTGCTGAGTATGGACATGCTGGGGGTGAAGGTGGGCGAGCCGAAGGGCATTCCCCCCGAGGACATCTTCCATCTGGTGGGCAAGTCCGTCACAGAGGACGTGGAGGAGGACGAGAGCATCACCCCGGATGTGGTCGACGGCTACGGCAAAAAGATCAAGTGCCGAGTGGAGTAA